One genomic window of Mercenaria mercenaria strain notata chromosome 2, MADL_Memer_1, whole genome shotgun sequence includes the following:
- the LOC123563725 gene encoding uncharacterized protein LOC123563725, giving the protein MRIVDVSSIQDIPGYVEILKFVLKSQIQNLVEQLQDHAGEETLVLSANLTAGTLSHLESDRGQGFLDMREDIKSQFLTHCLQGKQKYHTAVPPGHKVSGHRVAGSPHPNTAEPQVHRAPELQPAEPHGHRVPGLQPVELHGHRAPGVVPAAETPHHKDAGLKQLNHSKSIKLSSAGLPHTASIRVSQSESVGLHHTGTSRVTQSESTGSHCKGTNKMTEISSAGIPHDLFESGTNKLIEQRSNALPQTCTNTLTQSVSTGSQPYNKRTCLDDVNRLSPPNINRLPLPGDNRMSQQPLTNNFTIHSPGKLNDHLLASTQQNDTEDNAANQNSKVSTFLPGPLTDLPTVNQSLSEHLTNLPTINQSAVKDLMSLSYSAQVLPQFMPPLQTNITPMKLIDENQFNASTLKSSQVSSFIYPETLSNFLGSQKSSPSKTTPVTNIPYHENMAGCKTTASITVLQQNSYSASNCLQDISVKQDIRPSAKEQINKTTKRKQKRSSRSKPLSITVSMQDSAIKKPRILEPEFSQNHILTPDVTMTTSVHSKDITNVHSVTPLLTNLSTPNVPNTPGFSLLKMQPVVLIDDPNQGARKIFIESGSVDNPFSGSKTTPENSKSLLVEPNGHLTNIASGSNRQMHTLDVKEKDKTKKTLSSKIDEITQRITKDDAIKQHTVQTSDCDQGGDSIACSVTSRFTSAGNHGNIDSLNNESSSHDVSTPSSLEHLNDGDPSKLKDGSRASHRKPKLPRFNIGVASDDEDNAEAAESPSVVSPETSTQAAANISPFGIPQSSVNISHDDAQDIINIQVSGEDSETSFPHINLEELADGLLLTDIPIVSYYNNVEDSSKSLIESVFNLKPGRDPSTKKPLNSQSVIVSGSKLEKDWVKCPLCPDKFLTVEALQYHIKNVNHVAKKYECDLCKRKFSQLRDMERHRRIHTGERPFTCDICNKSFSRKDNLKSHARKHSVK; this is encoded by the exons GTTGAGCAGCTACAAGATCATGCAGGGGAGGAAACACTTGTTCTGTCAGCCAACCTTACAGCAGGGACATTAAGCCACCTGGAGTCAGACAGGGGGCAGGGCTTTCTGGATATGAGGGAGGATATCAAGTCACAGTTCCTAACACACTGTCTACAAG GGAAGCAGAAATATCATACAGCTGTGCCCCCAGGTCACAAAGTCTCAGGTCACAGAGTGGCAGGGTCGCCACACCCAAATACAGCTGAGCCACAAGTTCACAGAGCCCCAGAGCTTCAGCCAGCTGAGCCCCATGGTCACAGAGTCCCAGGACTTCAGCCAGTTGAGCTCCATGGTCACAGAGCCCCGGGAGTTGTGCCAGCTGCTGAGACACCACATCACAAAGATGCAGGACTGAAGCAACTTAATCACAGCAAATCAATAAAACTAAGCAGCGCTGGGTTGCCCCATACAGCCTCCATCAGAGTGTCTCAGTCAGAAAGTGTTGGATTACACCATACAGGAACCAGCAGAGTGACCCAGTCAGAAAGCACTGGATCACACTGTAAAGGTACCAACAAAATGACTGAGATCAGTAGTGCTGGAATACCCCATGATTTATTTGAATCAGGCACCAACAAACTAATAGAGCAGAGGAGCAATGCATTACCTCAAACATGTACCAACACATTAACACAGTCTGTTAGTACAGGGAGTCAACCGTATAACAAGAGAACGTGCCTGGATGATGTTAACAGGTTGTCACCACCAAACATAAATAGATTACCGTTGCCAGGAGACAATAGAATGTCACAACAACCATTGACCAATAATTTCACAATTCATTCACCAGGCAAACTAAATGACCATCTACTGGCAAGCACGCAACAAAATGACACGGAGGACAATGCTGCTAACCAGAACTCTAAAGTCAGTACATTTTTGCCAGGACCACTAACAGATTTGCCTACTGTAAACCAGTCTCTGTCTGAACATTTAACAAATTTACCAACAATAAACCAGTCTGCAGTGAAAGACTTAATGAGTTTGTCTTATAGTGCACAGGTTCTTCCACAGTTCATGCCACCGTTACAGACAAACATTACTCCAATGAAACTGattgatgaaaatcagtttaaTGCGTCTACATTGAAGTCatcacaagtttcaagttttatataTCCTGAAACTTTATCAAATTTCTTGGGAAGTCAGAAAAGTTCTCCATCGAAGACCACACCAGTTACAAACATACCATATCATGAAAACATGGCGGGTTGTAAAACTACTGCTAGCATTACGGTATTACAGCAAAATTCTTATTCAGCTTCAAATTGCTTACAggatatttctgtaaaacaagACATAAGGCCATCTGCCAAAGAGCaaataaataaaactacaaaaagaaaacagaaaagaagtTCACGTTCAAAGCCTCTGTCTATAACTGTTTCAATGCAAGACTCGGCGATAAAGAAGCCTCGAATTTTAGAACCTGAATTTTCACAAAACCATATTCTGACACCTGATGTGACAATGACTACCTCTGTTCACAGTAAAGATATAACAAATGTACATTCTGTTACACCTTTACTGACAAATTTATCAACTCCTAATGTACCTAATACACCAGGCTTTTCACTTCTGAAAATGCAACCTGTTGTGCTGATTGACGATCCAAATCAaggtgcaagaaaaatatttatagaatcGGGATCAGTAGATAATCCATTCAGTGGCAGTAAAACAACTCcagaaaattcaaaatcattacTTGTTGAACCAAATGGACATTTAACAAATATTGCCAGTGGTTCAAATAGGCAGATGCATACTCTAGATGTGAAGGAAAAAGACAAAACCAAGAAGACTTTGTCTAGTAAAATAGATGAAATAACACAGCGTATTACAAAAGATGATGCCATTAAGCAGCATACTGTACAGACAAGTGACTGCGACCAAGGTGGAGACAGTATAGCTTGCTCTGTTACTTCTAGATTTACCTCAGCTGGTAACCATGGAAACATAGACAGTTTAAATAATGAGTCCAGCAGCCATGATGTGTCCACTCCTTCAAGTTTAGAGCATCTCAATGATGGAGACCCATCCAAATTAAAAG ATGGTTCAAGAGCATCCCACAGAAAGCCAAAACTTCCAAGATTTAACATCGGAGTGGCAAGTGACGATGAGGACAATGCGGAAGCTGCAGAATCACCAAGTGTGGTCAGCCCTGAAACTTCAACTCAGGCTGCAGCCAATATTAGCCCATTTGGAATACCTCAGTCATCTGTAAACATCAGCCATGATGACGCGCAAGATATCATCAATATTCAAGTTAGTGGTGAGGACTCAGAGACGTCTTTTCCTCATATAAATTTAGAGGAACTCGCGGATGGACTTTTGTTGACAGATATCCCTATTGTTAGTTATTACAACAATGTTGAGGATTCAAGCAAATCGCTAATTGAAAGTGTATTCAATTTGAAACCTGGAAGAGATCCGAGCACTAAAAAACCTCTAAACTCACAGTCCGTAATTGTTAGTGGGTCCAAGTTGGAGAAAGACTGGGTGAAATGTCCACTTTGTCCGGACAAATTTCTCACAGTTGAAGCACTACAATATCATATCAAGAATGTAAATCATGTTGCTAAGAAATATGAGTGCGATTTATGTAAACGTAAATTTAGTCAGTTACGTGACATGGAAAGACATAGACGTATACATACAGGTGAGCGACCGTTTACATGTGACATCTGTAACAAATCATTCTCACGGAAAGATAATCTTAAATCTCATGCTCGGAAACATTCTGTAAAGTGA